One window from the genome of Paracoccus marcusii encodes:
- the nrdR gene encoding transcriptional regulator NrdR, producing the protein MRCPFCGNVDTQVKDSRPAEDNVAIRRRRFCPSCSGRFTTYERVQLRDLVVVKTNGRREDFDRDKMARSIRIAMQKRPVEPERIEQMISGIVRRLESTGETDIPSKTIGEIVMEALSRIDNVGYVRFASVYKNFQDADDFDKFVSELRPGAAND; encoded by the coding sequence ATGCGCTGCCCGTTTTGCGGAAATGTCGATACCCAGGTCAAGGACTCGCGCCCGGCCGAGGATAACGTGGCGATCCGCCGCCGTCGCTTCTGCCCGTCCTGCAGTGGTCGTTTCACGACCTATGAACGCGTCCAGCTGCGCGATCTTGTCGTGGTCAAGACGAACGGCCGCCGCGAGGATTTCGACCGCGACAAGATGGCCCGGTCGATCCGCATCGCCATGCAGAAGCGCCCGGTCGAGCCGGAACGCATCGAACAGATGATCAGCGGCATCGTCCGCAGGCTTGAAAGCACCGGAGAGACCGACATCCCGTCCAAGACCATCGGCGAGATCGTGATGGAGGCTTTGTCGCGCATCGACAATGTCGGCTACGTCCGGTTCGCCAGCGTCTACAAGAACTTTCAGGACGCGGACGACTTCGACAAGTTCGTGTCCGAGCTGCGCCCCGGCGCCGCCAACGATTGA
- a CDS encoding secondary thiamine-phosphate synthase enzyme YjbQ — MMHVLTVATQGPACHDITAELADWLRSGGAVRGVLTLIVQHTSASLLIQENADPEVQADLLAWLDRLAPPADDPSMGWITHRYEGPDDMPAHLKAAVLPTTLQIPVDRGRMILGRWQGIYLVEHRRAPHRRQVVAMFAPQA, encoded by the coding sequence ATGATGCATGTCCTGACCGTCGCCACGCAGGGGCCCGCCTGTCACGACATCACCGCGGAACTGGCCGATTGGCTGCGTTCCGGCGGCGCGGTCCGGGGGGTGCTGACCCTCATCGTGCAACATACGTCCGCGTCGCTGTTGATCCAGGAGAATGCCGACCCCGAGGTGCAGGCTGACCTGCTGGCATGGCTGGACCGTCTGGCCCCGCCCGCCGACGATCCGTCCATGGGCTGGATCACGCACCGCTATGAGGGGCCTGACGACATGCCCGCGCATCTGAAGGCGGCCGTTTTGCCAACGACCCTGCAGATCCCGGTCGACCGGGGTCGGATGATACTGGGCCGCTGGCAGGGCATCTATCTGGTGGAACACCGCCGCGCCCCGCATCGGCGTCAGGTCGTGGCGATGTTCGCGCCTCAGGCCTGA
- a CDS encoding SDR family oxidoreductase — MTQTLFITGASSGIGAATARAAVAAGWNVALFARSADKLSALAKELGDRAMVVSGDATDIDALTAAAAQVADHFGGIDAAYANAGRGLSKPGTEAGDLDDIRGMIDLNVMGVVLTARALLPHLRKTRGTLVLTGSAAGRQHIKGSIYGATKWFVHGYAGNLAEEMREWGGRCCVVAPGMVDTAFFDDGAPDKLQPDDVAAAVMHMITAPDRAAIREVYLMPQA, encoded by the coding sequence ATGACCCAGACCCTGTTCATCACCGGCGCCTCCTCGGGCATCGGTGCGGCGACTGCGCGCGCCGCCGTTGCCGCCGGCTGGAACGTCGCGCTGTTCGCCCGGTCGGCGGACAAGCTGTCCGCCCTGGCGAAGGAACTGGGCGACCGGGCGATGGTCGTCAGCGGCGATGCCACCGACATCGACGCCCTAACCGCCGCCGCGGCCCAGGTCGCCGACCATTTCGGCGGCATCGACGCGGCCTATGCCAATGCAGGGCGCGGCCTTTCCAAGCCGGGGACCGAGGCGGGCGATCTGGACGACATTCGCGGGATGATCGACCTGAACGTCATGGGCGTTGTCCTGACGGCGCGCGCCCTGCTGCCGCATCTGCGCAAGACGCGCGGAACGCTGGTGCTGACCGGGTCCGCGGCGGGACGCCAGCACATCAAGGGCTCGATCTATGGCGCGACCAAGTGGTTCGTGCATGGCTATGCCGGCAATCTTGCCGAAGAGATGCGCGAATGGGGTGGGCGCTGCTGCGTCGTGGCGCCGGGGATGGTCGACACCGCGTTCTTCGACGACGGCGCCCCGGACAAGCTGCAGCCGGACGATGTTGCCGCCGCCGTCATGCACATGATCACCGCCCCGGACCGCGCCGCGATCCGCGAAGTGTATCTGATGCCTCAGGCCTGA